The following proteins are encoded in a genomic region of Lachnospiraceae bacterium KM106-2:
- a CDS encoding ribose 5-phosphate isomerase B: MIAIGCDHGGFELKQEVIKYLEEKKIPYKDYGCDSLESCDYPVFAKKVANAIVTKECEKGILICGTGIGISIAANKIKGIRAALCHDCFSAEATRQHNNANILAMGGRIVGPGLAIKIVDIFLNTEFSNEERHIKRIQMIEE, translated from the coding sequence ATGATAGCAATTGGTTGTGATCATGGTGGCTTTGAACTAAAGCAAGAAGTTATTAAGTATCTTGAGGAAAAGAAGATTCCTTATAAGGATTATGGATGTGATAGTTTGGAATCTTGCGATTACCCTGTTTTTGCGAAGAAAGTTGCTAATGCAATTGTTACCAAAGAGTGTGAAAAAGGAATTTTAATTTGTGGTACTGGAATCGGAATTTCCATCGCAGCAAATAAGATTAAAGGAATTCGTGCTGCATTATGCCATGATTGTTTTAGTGCAGAAGCAACAAGACAGCATAATAATGCTAATATCCTTGCAATGGGAGGCCGTATTGTAGGTCCTGGTTTAGCGATTAAGATTGTTGATATATTTTTAAATACTGAGTTCTCTAACGAGGAAAGACATATAAAAAGAATACAAATGATTGAAGAGTAA
- a CDS encoding ATP synthase protein I, whose amino-acid sequence MKTDKTVIKALCMISQIGITMLVPILLCGWIGRYLDRHFNSGYFFIIFIILGILAAFRNVYVLTRQFYAKDKAKEDEELNYIANLKKTAKKHTDDV is encoded by the coding sequence ATGAAAACAGATAAAACAGTAATTAAAGCGTTATGCATGATCAGTCAGATTGGTATCACAATGCTTGTGCCAATTCTGCTATGTGGTTGGATTGGTCGATATTTGGATCGACATTTTAATTCAGGATATTTTTTTATTATCTTTATAATCCTTGGAATACTAGCTGCTTTTCGTAATGTATATGTTCTTACTAGACAGTTTTATGCAAAAGATAAGGCAAAAGAAGATGAAGAGCTAAATTATATTGCCAATTTAAAGAAAACAGCTAAGAAGCACACGGATGATGTATGA
- a CDS encoding ATP synthase protein I2 — MREEKLTFFEMITGIVIYITVLTVIGGIVPAINGSIVRGILFGGLFSILILTQLYFSLQKTLELDQNRAEKYSVRHAIIRLFLMGVALVVGILAPKIFNVLGIMLGILGLKAGAYLQPSIHKIINQKYNKGR; from the coding sequence ATGAGAGAAGAAAAATTAACTTTTTTTGAAATGATTACAGGTATAGTTATCTATATTACAGTACTTACTGTAATAGGTGGGATTGTTCCAGCTATCAATGGTTCCATTGTTAGAGGTATTTTATTTGGAGGGCTTTTCTCAATTCTTATTTTGACACAATTATACTTTTCATTACAAAAAACACTTGAGTTAGACCAAAATCGTGCCGAAAAATATAGTGTACGACATGCAATAATTCGATTATTTTTAATGGGAGTAGCGCTTGTAGTTGGAATTCTTGCTCCAAAGATATTTAATGTATTAGGGATTATGTTAGGTATTTTGGGATTAAAAGCAGGCGCATATCTACAGCCTTCAATCCATAAAATAATAAATCAAAAATATAATAAAGGAAGGTGA